In Miscanthus floridulus cultivar M001 chromosome 8, ASM1932011v1, whole genome shotgun sequence, the sequence GCCACTCATGACATAAGAGGTGTGTGTGCAGTTGAAAATTGTTAGCTGATTCCTTCATGAGTCATGGCGATCAGCATAAGAGAGCCTTAAATTCCTCTTTCATAGTCCTCAGTCAGCAGCATTGCTCCTCACCAGCTACCCCTAGGATTTAACTGCTTGACCCGAGTACATGGTTGCCACAACTTCATGCATATGTACAAACAAATTTGTGTTGATTGTTGTCTCACAGCGGTTTTGTTATACAGTCTGAAAAGTCTTCTTTGCAGAACAATCCTTTTCACTCAACACACCTCTTAGTGTTTGTTTCCTATGCATTTTGATAGTAATGGATCTTTTAATAGCATGTATCATATGTTCCTGCTTCATGTCATGTTCTTTGCAGAACAATCCCTGTCACTTTTATACCTCTTAACTGTTTCTTTCCTTATGCTTTTTATCGATAGTGGATATTACAGTAACATTTAAGGTTTCCCCTGCAGTGAGGAGTTAAATACATCTAAGCTTCCTTCCTACTTCTGGCCTGGATCACGACTAATGTACCTGAATGTTGCTTCTAGGTGGTACACAGGCACCGGGTAAATCAAACTTTATATGGTGAATTGGTGATTGTCTTGTTTTGACAATATATTTTCCCTTTAGACAAAAATTATTTACTATAGTGTGCCACCATTGTTTTTTGGCTAGCTCCACCACCGCTGGTGTCCTTAGTCGTGAGCTTTCATGTAATTTTAGAGATTATACAGATAACCTTGAGTGTTGCTTTTAGGTTGTAATCGTACCAATGGCAAGGAACTCCTGTCATTATTTCATTCTACAATCATTACTTGTATGCCTGTTACTTCATACTCTTGTTACTGTTGCTGTCCTGATGGTTCAGTACCAGTACTGTTAATTGTTTCATGGCAGATGACAGTGAAACAAAATTAAGATGCATTCAAAGAGTTTAGTGCTTGGGCCTTGGGAGGATATTTATTGTGCTCATCAGCCAGTATGCAAGTGAACCATCACATGCGCATGCATATTATTTGTGTATTGGTTCATTGTTAGATCAGGAACAGAAAGGaggggattttttttcttttgttttttatttatggtggtggtggtgctgctgctgctgctgctgcttgaagGTAATTGTGGCTGAGCCTTTTGGAACCTAAAATTGAAAGGTCCTCTTCAAGTTATGGTTTTTCTTGCATAGGAATAATATAGCATGTAGCTAGGCTTTTTAAACCCCTGCCACATTGTCATGCATCAGTATATACCTGTCGTTTCAGATGAGAAAATCGGCTTGAAGACTTGACTTAAACCCAGTTTTGTTGTCAGTCTTATCCTTTGCTATTTTGATCTCCTTTTACTATTATTATATTACCATTCTCTTTGTTGGTTGTGGCTCCTGTTGGGTTTGCCCTATTGATCCTTTGTTAAATATATATACTTGCAGCTTAATTTACTAAAAGTCTTAAACCTATGTTCCAGTGCTTTTAATATTTAAATCAAACTATAACTGATTACAGTGCATGTTCATTAGTGCGAAATGCTGGACAATTTACTATTGGATACTCCCacttgccctgttcgtttggctgataagtcatggctgaaagtattgttggctgatttgttatgagagaaaaatactattcgttggctaaaaaagtatggcttataagtcaagcgaacaAGGCAACTGTTATGGAGGAGCGTTAATCAATATCGGAAAGGAGAAAGGAAATCTAAAGCATTGTGGAAACCATTAGTACTTGATAGCTAATGTAGTAGAAACCTCCATCCTATAAGTCGTTCCCCTGCAGATGTACATAGAACTAGCATTAAGAAGATCCAGGTGCTGATGCCTAATCTGCTGTGTGTGAGTTCCGTGGGGTGACAGATTGCAAACATAATAAGATTTCTGGTGGATAGATACAACAAGCCAGTCCCTGCTATTCTGGAGATCCCATCCATATGATCCAGAGCGCGAATCGGTGCTCTCTCAGCGTCTGATAGGTGCATTTGTGCAATCTGCTACTCTGATATACCAATTTTTGTTTTCTCAGATTTTTCATTTTTGCATTTGTGCTAATCTGAACTTGGCATGTTACGGGTGTAGGTGTGGCTCGCCTTCACTTCTCAGCTTCACAATAGATACATACAATAGTCACTTATTTAAGCCAAGCTAATCTACAATCAATTTCTCTTCAATTGATCTTTTTATTATTACACTTAACATTTAGTATAAGCCTTATGATTTATTTGAAATAAGGGCTCAAGGCCAATAAATAAATTCAACAAAGATATGAGCTCGAAATGACTGTACAACAAACTAAATGCAACACAAAGAAATATTTGTTATTGTTAGTAATACTTAATGCATCTTTTAGAATATATGTTTCTCTTTAAACTATTAGGTGTGTAATTGATGGGCTAGTATTTTTAGTTCTCGCATTTGTACGTATTTCCCGTCTATAGATATAGAAATTAGAAAACATTACAATTTTGTGTCTACTTTCTCCGTCCTACAATACAGTGCATTATGATTTCTAAAATTTATACTGAAATAAATGGTATTCCATGTGGCACATATGTTTAGATTTAATGTTCGAAATTTTGggtgtgttttcttgttttttgGACTGATGCTTCTTTTTCAAAGTATGCTGAAGTCAGAGCTTTttcccattatctaaaaaaaaattcGGATTAGCAAAATCTGTTAAAAAAACCACAATTTAAGAAGAAAACTCTTTAACTGGTTTTAATCcatgacacacacacacaatttAAATATTTACTTAAGTTacttaattttttttgaaatgtatTGTATTGAAAGACGAAGTAAGTACGAGCGTATGATTTTGGGCGTGGCTAGCGCCTGCACATTCGGGGTGGATGTGCGTCCGGATACCCACGCAGCCCATCCCCGTCCGCCTAGTAACACCCCATATGCGCACCCTGCCCTTATCGCAGTGCTGAAAGCtcagtttggttttgatgaattgatgaaaccctaagtgctaacctagtttatcaagtgatcatgagataggtagcacatttcaagtggtgaaacaaataaagatcatgacatgatgatggtgatgccatggtgatgatcaagtgcttggacttgaaaagaagatagagaaaaacaaaaggctcaaggcaaagatataaatggtatgagctattttgttttggtaatcaagacacttagagagtgtaatcacatttaggttcgatagtcgtactattaagaggggtgaaactcgtatcgaaatgcggttatcaaagtgccactagatgctctaactcattgcatatgcatttaggatctagtggagtgttaacacccttgaaaatgttttgtgaaaaatatgcaaacacatatgcacaaggtgatacacttggtggttgacacatttgagcaagggttaggaacttcaccggcggagtgtccgcctgtagagtgcggacagtccgacggtgccaccagcgccctatacagaaaagacggaggtcactgtaagtgacgaacgctggtctcggaaggaccggcgcgtccggtcagtagaagtagCGAAGACACTggtgtcggtctctgaccggacgatgggtcacttagtgactggacgctggagggctgcgtccggtcccgctgacgtggtagtgcacagaggagacgcagagtgaccggacgctgggtgagtccggtcgagcatgaccggacgcgttcggtcgtgatttctcgtttctggatgcttactggaaaagaccggacgctgaggtccagcgttcggtcacttcgcagcagcgcgtccggtcatcacttgaccattgagatcgggcgaacagcatgtgaagccaatgacacgtggcatgcattgcacgaccggacgctagggtcctgcatccggtcgatatgaccggagcatccggtcaccccgtgttgtgcccagtgaaggggtacaacggctctatttcgtgggggcttctatttaagccctatagccggctcaagctcactctcttggccatttgcattgacatagcaaccttgtgagcttagccaaagtcctcccactcatctccatcatagattcaacatctttgtgagattgggagagaatctgaatgcattgcttgagtgtttgcatctagaggcacttggtgttcgtgtttcgttgtgggattcgcttattactcttggtggttgccgccacctagacggcttggagcagcgaggatcgttgagcggaggttggtgattgtctccggctccgatcgtggtgattgtgagggattcttgacctttccccggtggagagccaaaaggtactctagtgaattgctcgtggcttgtgtgatcctcatcttgtgttggttgtgcggcacactATTgaaggtttggcgtgtgatgccaattagcgcgtgaatctctaagtgagtgaatcgccacaacgaggactagcttgccggcaaacaagtgaacctcggtaaaaaatcatcgtgtcatcatttgattccgagatgattggtcttcattggtatttattcttgtgattgattggttcactcctcgactcggcggtataaccatgttactcactctctttatattaccacaaactagttatcaagctctttagtgtagctagttgtgagagcttgttagtttgattagtgtgactttttagttagtctttgagaacatactaacttagtgtagtgacatagccattgtgtggaaagtaactatagaaactagaattgtggtagatgacttgctttttagtagactagcgcaacacttgcttcgtcttataattgtctaaccggtttgttaagtatggttgtagaaattttttataggctattcatccctctctagccattaggacctttcaagtgctcGCGACTCCTTCCTAGCGACATCGCTCCCCTCTCTACGCATAGGTGGGACCCGGGAGCTAGGATGAGGACAAGCACGCCCCCATCCGTAGGACCCTAGGTGCCCCATGACTCACTGAACATATCTCtaaaacatgaaacacttgaatgcaaaatatgtctgaaacagataaaacatttgcaacatacacttgaaacatatgtaatattcagataaaacacttacaacatgcaacatgaaaacacttactgtaacataagactgaaacaactaAAATCATTGGAACATAGTCTTGCAacatgtgtaaaacatatgcaacatctaaatcAAAAACCGCTTGCAAACACGTCtaaaaacattttgaacaaacgtttGTAAcgtgcctctgaaacacttgcaacgtatgcAACATCTGGATCTACTACTTTgcaacatgcacatgaaacacttgaaacatacctatgaaacatctaAAATACTTGAAATATAAGCTTGCAACATGCGGCCTGGCAGCGGCCAGCTCCGCAAGTGCTTGGCCTGGGCCTGACCTGCGACGACCCCTCTCCTGGCCACCTGGCCTAGGCGTGGCGGAGGACGGAGCACAGCATGGCGCTACAGGGGATGGCAGTGGCGCACCGGAGTGGGCCGCTGTGCGGATGGAGGTGTTGCGGGGGATGGCAGCGGTGGCGGGTAAATTGGGGCGAACGGCCACGCCATGCAGCACGGAGTAGCGCGGGATGGGGGCGGATGCGGTGCCACCACGTTGGAGACGGCCATGGTGAGCGGCGACGCGCTGCTGGAGAAGGGAGCGGCgttgtctttttttttgaagttgACTAACGAGCGGCGTTGGATAAGATGGAGTGCGGACGCACGGCGTCCAGACGGACGACGCACGCGTCATATCATTATCgtatgaattttttttaaaaaaagtgtttTGCACCTTTTTTTTTAGGGGAAGTGCTTTGCACCTATGACCTATGTCACTCGCTCCTTCTGCCCCAAACGCCCAACCCTTTTAGTTGTTCAGAAAAGTTAGGCTTTATGGACGTTTTTTGGCCCATTGAATTCCTCTGGATGCCTAAAACCGTGTTCACCTAATCCATAGATAGACACAAACAATGTCCAATAGAAATTACTATTTTGTCTTATACTCCCTTCATCTAGAAAGCAATTCTAGCACAATGCCACGTTTTAATaccttaagtttgactaattatatataaaaaagtataaatatttatgctatcaaataaatattattagattaattatgaaatgtgttttcataataaattgatttaaAGTCATAAATATGAATACTATTTAGTAGAAACTTGATCAAACGTGAACTACTTTTTGTGACACGCAACTCATAGTTGCATGTTTtcctggacagagggagtactatgTGCCACCAGATTCTTTTTATCCTTTTTTATATTTATCACAGAGAACTAAGAAAACATGATTTCTAGTTTTAGAGCATATGCAAGAGTCTTCTTTAAACTCACTttttaaattattattattatttaaagaattatttatataaaaattgttctttatatctttctattCTTCAACAGATTTTCTATATAAAATCCTGATTATAATAAATCCAGCTGGCCTTAATAAACACTAGTGCCAAGTATGGCCGCCGGGGTTCCACATGCCAGAGGGAACATGGGGTTAATGCAGTCGCAGAGAAGTCGGCAGCGGAATCGGCGCTGCGGGTCTGCGGCGTACGAGCACACGAcacaagacaagacttggcagTCGCACTCGCTGCACGCGCCCGCGGAGCACAGGAGAACCGAGAACGTCACCGAGGCCGCCGTCTGAAAGCGAAAAGCCCCTTTGCCTCTCGCTTTCTCCCCAACCACAGTCCACAGCAGTCACCGCTCTCAGCAGCAGACCCTCGCCATGGGACTGAGATCCCCGCTCCCGCtcgtgctcctgctcctcctcgccgccgccttcCAACCCGGCGCGGCCGCCTTCGCCCCTCCCACAGGTTCGCTCGCCCGTCGCCGCCGCTATCGTTCCCTGTTAAAATGCGGCCCGATAGGGGCGATTCGATCCCGAGTTTCTACTAATACGTACTCCTGCCTTTTGTGCGGCGCGCAGGCAGCATCGTGAAGCAGCTGTCGTCGGTCGTCAGGTGGCCGCGGGCTGCCCCCTCGTCGCACGGGCCCAAGCTGCCCGGCCACCCCCAGTACGCCGGTGAGTCGCCGTCGCTCCCTAGTTCACCTGCGGAATCCCTCGCGCAGCAAAAGGGGCGGCCTGCGGTTTCGATTTTCGTTGTTCGCAGCGATTGCTGCTGTGGGACGCGGTCGGCTTCCGCTTCTATTATAGTACAGATGATTGATGAACACGGTTCCACTCCACTAGCGACTAGTGTTTCCCGAGAAGAAAAGGATGAGTGGGGAATAATAGAGAGCACAACAAAAGGGGAGATAATGGATAATGGGAGGGAggaaaggagggagagggagagggagggttgGGGTAAACCATCTTCTCAATGGGGACGAGCTCCGACATTTTTCGAATTTTTCATAATTATTTCAGTATTATTCGCCTTCTGTTCAGCTGGCCCTGTATTGGTGAGGTAACTTGCTAAGCCACCAAAATAAACCCCAACAGGGCCAACCTAATGATTCGGAAGTTTACACATCCTGCTCTTAGAATGTCTTAGGTCTTAGCCGAGTCCAGATCCAGCAGAGGCTCAACtggtttggatttttttttctcattGTGACCTAAGCCTGGTGACAATAAGGGCGGGCCtgatgcaagcggtagagtcttaccgcctgtgaccggaaggtcccgggttcgagtcgcggtctcctcgcattgcacaggcgagggtaaggcttgtcactgacacccttccccagaccccgcacagagcgggagctctctgcactgggtacgcccttattGTGACCTAAGCCGTTGATCATACGTTACCGCAGCTGCTGATATTTGTGCTTTTGTTCTGTCTCTTGCTCACGGTGTTCGACTATTTTGGCAGATGGCCACGTGGGGGTAGCGCTGCAGTTTGAGAGCGGCTACTTTGTAGAGACACTTGTTGAGGGTGACAAGCTTGGTGTCACGCCGCACACCATAAGAGTGTCTCCTGTTGAGGGCGGGGAGCTCCTTGCAGTCGACTCGGCACATAGCAACATTGTGCGGATAACCCCACCACTTTCTGAGTGTATGTTCTCTTCCTCCCATCTGCTTGGTCCTTTTTTGGCATAATTCACAGCTAACATGATTATGGGTTAGGAAGGCTTAAAGAACAAACTATAGCATTTTGAGCCAGCTTTCTTTGGCATGCTAGTGTTAATATCCATGCATACTAAGGCTACACTGTTACTAGCAATGATTGAATAACTGGTCTTTCCAAATGTAATATCACTCTGCTCCTAAGACTCCCTGCGCCTTCCTTGTATGACTTGGTCATGGCCTCATGGGTACAACGATGGGTTATGATCAAATCATATAGTAATAGGTGAAGTTCTGGTCTCCAGTTAAGTAATAGTATGCATATTTAGGGAGGTGCCATGGACAGGTAAAATGAAAACAAACAGAACTGAAACACGCATCAATGCTTAAAGAAGTATGATATAAATGCTGTAAACATAAGTCCAGCAGTGTAGATTGATAATAGGTCCTCTGCAGATAGCAGGGGAAGACTGGTCGCTGGTTCTTTCCAGGGTCATTCTGGTCATATAGATGGTAAACCAAGTGATGCCCGATTCAAGCGCCCCACAGGCGTTGCCGTGGATGATATGGGCAATGTTTATGTTGCTGATACAGCAAACTTGGCGATTCGAAAGATCGGAGAATCAGGTGATCGGTAGTTAAATAGATATACACTTCATGCAATAGTTGTGTTAAGTGTTAACAGTTGGTGAATGAAAATTCTGTTCAGGAGTGACCACCATTGCGGGTGGGAAATCAAATATCCCAGGCTACAGGGATGGCCCCAGTGAAGATGCAAAGTTCTCTACAGATTTTGACGTGGTGTATGTGAAGAAAATGTGCTCTCTTCTGGTTATTGACCGTGGAAATGCAGCCCTTAGGAAGATTTCTCTTCCACAAGAAGACTGTACTTACCAGGATTCTGCGCTCCTATCTTCAGGTCCATTCTCTTAAATTTGTTTCTATTTCCTGTACAGTACATATAGACGTTTCTGATAAGGAAAGGTAACAATCCAACTCATCAATTGTCACGTTCTTGAGGTGATGAGGTCCTAGAGGAAAGGCTCATGCCGATATGGTTAGTTGTAGAACAGAAGTAAAAATCTGTCAAGTGTTGTGCTTAAACCTTTTCATGGTCCTGTACTGGATTATTATCCATGATACTAAACATAGGGGTTGAACAGGCAGAATAGTAAAATCCTTCGCGTCTTTCTCTTTTGGGATCAATTTTTTTTCAAGTCCACTGGATTATACTTTCTCGGTTTTAGTAGGCTGGCCACAGTGTCACACACTAAGACCTCCCATACGGAAGTATCAGACATTCAGACTATGAATGTCTTTTAAAACTGAGGTGGCATGATTGGAGTTAAATTAGAAGGTTGAACAAATCAAGAAATGCAAAAGTCAGATGCTGACTTATAAACCATGTCTATACATAGTACTACTATATGATCCATGTTAGAAATGATACACTTTATTCCTTATATGCCAGAAGTATAATTCTCCATGCTATATGCTTTGCCATAAAGCTAACTATCACTTGTATGCTGTCACCATAATTTTGCTGCGAGTCTAGGGTTCAAGTAGATGTGAGAAGAACATTTTGCACCGTGTAATATTCTTGAAAGACAAAGTAAAAGGAGAATTCTGGTAGTGTTTATGTGTCGTTTAGTATATGAGGTACAAGAATTGGTAGTACTGCCGTGTTGGTCcccttctccttttccttttgtTTCTGATGCTGTAAAGCTATCTTTCCATGCCCTACTTGATGGCTAAACTAATGGTCCTGATAGATCAGTTTAGGAAAACTGGGATAACATCTGTGCTAATGTGTCTCTTGGTTGTGAAATGTCTTATTTGAAGTTCTTTTATACATATAGATATTCACCTTTTAAAATTCTTCTGACCCTCTTTAATTAGTCATGATGTAGATGCAATATCCCTTTCACACCCTTTTAGAagaacatactccctccgtccatttATCGGCGTCGTTTGAGCAAAATAGCGTTTTCCAGGAGTCGTCGTCGTCTAAGCTCGCCCCTCCTGGTTTTTCTCGGGTTGTTGCGCGCGAGACGCCTCGTATGCCATGCGGAGTTACTAGGATGCGGCACTCCCGTTATCCTCGTATATGACTCCGTCCGCTCTGTTTTCTCGCCCTCACGGCTCACGTACTGCAAGTCTCGCAGCTTTACGTACCACGCCGCTGCTTAGCTCTGTTGCCTTCTTTTATTTTTATCTCTGGTGCATGCAGAAATTAGTTTCCATCACGGCCGCTATTGCCTAATTTCTGCAAGTTGATCTGTTGCCTATTTTTTCTCTCTGGTGGCGAAATTTTTGGCATGGAAGGCATCTGATGGAACATCCATCACGGTGCGGGAACACAGGATGCATGAGCGCGCAGTCCCTGTATGCAGAAATTAGCTTCCGCGGCCGCGCGTGCCTTCCTACTTGAGCGCGCGATTATGGCCACGATAACGGTGTTTTCAGCGACGTGAGCGCGGGATTAATCGGGAAGTGGACCAGACGCCGGAGAGTAAACAACAGCGCAGCGATTAATTGCAAATCGGCGTGGCTTTGGTGCTCCTTGGCCATCGCGTCGGAGGCTAAAATGATGCCGATaaatggacggagggagtagatgaGAAGACCACTCTCTCCCTTTTAGAATAGCATTGATGGCATCAATGACATGATTACTTTCTCATCCCTTTAGAAGAACATGTTAAACCATTCTTTCCATTCACGTCTGTTTTGAATAGTATCAAAGAGGTCATAGGTGCACAAGCTATATTTTGATTTTAACACTGAAAGTATTAGTGGACTGTAACTTGGGATGATTGGATCTACCATCTCCCTGTATCTTACATGTTGAGATTTATCTGCAAAAATCCTGGCTTCTTTGTCTGAGTTCTTAGTTCTGTTTGTCTACCATAAATTTTGTTATCGCTGGATACCATACATGTAGTTATCTGAATATCGACCTTTTTCATTACTCCTTCAAATTGTCCATGTACTTGATTCGTGATTAATTTCATGCTGATTATGTCTGGCAAATGTATTAGTATTGATGGGTAGTAATTCACTTGTCCATGTACTTGGGGCCTGTTTGGTTTGCTCTCCACCGGAGTTGCCTGGCCCAGGCAGGGCTCGCTCCCAGGCGTCTGATTTCGGTTGCCTGGCAGGCATCTGCCTGGCAGGACGCAATCCAAACACGCTCTTGATCTACTATTTGTGAAATTCAGTTCCATACTTTATCATCAGTGTTGTTTTAATCATTACACAGATCTCATATTGGTCATTGGTGCTGTTGTGGCTGGATATATCTTTTCTGGTTTCCAACATGGGTTTGGATTCTCAGGCTCCGAGAAGGTAGTTATTTGTGTATGCTGGCCCTGTATTGTCCATTTTTACATAGATTTTTCCACTTGATATGCATATTTGTAATCTCATTGAAGCTTGGCATCACAGTATTCCTAATCATGCTTAAATAGCACCTTGTTCTTTCTCAATTTTATAATTCGCTGAAAATGGAAGAAAAAAAATCTGCTAATGTAGTAGTTTGTTTCTGTTGATGCCATTGCAGGTAGATGCACCTGAAAACGAGCAGCATGAGAGCAGCACAATTGGGAAGCCACCTCTGGTTGTGGAGAGCCTGAAAGAGGAACCAGGAGCTGGATGGCCATCCCTGGGG encodes:
- the LOC136476131 gene encoding uncharacterized protein, with product MGLRSPLPLVLLLLLAAAFQPGAAAFAPPTGSIVKQLSSVVRWPRAAPSSHGPKLPGHPQYADGHVGVALQFESGYFVETLVEGDKLGVTPHTIRVSPVEGGELLAVDSAHSNIVRITPPLSEYSRGRLVAGSFQGHSGHIDGKPSDARFKRPTGVAVDDMGNVYVADTANLAIRKIGESGVTTIAGGKSNIPGYRDGPSEDAKFSTDFDVVYVKKMCSLLVIDRGNAALRKISLPQEDCTYQDSALLSSDLILVIGAVVAGYIFSGFQHGFGFSGSEKVDAPENEQHESSTIGKPPLVVESLKEEPGAGWPSLGTLIADLLKLAIEGVGKLLLSVIPQRMQQGKRKTDLTPLRDRLVMPEDREETPAAQKLSSTPMRPETVHAPNAVTETAAKAQKSIKSSKFRDSTLSSKHRSSKRQEYEDFYGTSEPAPVGAKVPKDRLRHRLHHREKSGEVAYGAAAHPELKPAEAKPADYSDPKYDPYMRSKYAAESGYRY